One window of Amaranthus tricolor cultivar Red isolate AtriRed21 chromosome 11, ASM2621246v1, whole genome shotgun sequence genomic DNA carries:
- the LOC130827596 gene encoding receptor-like protein EIX1 isoform X2: protein MFRGTYTGSFLIGAWGCVIALGNGSTTSTPIIQCIQTEKKAFKIFGENLVDDFSGRLSSWNSDDCCSWKGITCDNNTGHVTSINLRNPQRSRYRYTDSISDTKASLGGKLSISLLELKYLSHLDLSLNDFAGNPTPEFLGELKGLTYLNLAGSNFFGVVPPQLGNLTNLQSLDLYSYSFNSLSTKSLYWLTNLSSLKYLNLERVTLSSDWLPSLSKLHSLLDLNLYACDLNTTFSDNLPSVSFTSREIKYVIKWYATRFASFLAIKSY from the coding sequence GAAATGGAAGTACTACTAGTACTCCTATTATCCAGTGCATCCAAACTGAGaaaaaagctttcaaaatctttggAGAAAACCTTGTTGATGATTTCTCTGGAAGGCTTTCTTCATGGAACAGTGATGATTGTTGCAGTTGGAAAGGCATCACTTGTGATAATAACACTGGTCATGTTACTTCCATCAATCTTCGAAATCCACAAAGATCCAGATATAGATACACTGACTCAATTTCCGATACAAAAGCTTCTTTAGGTGGTAAGTTAAGCATTTCTTTACTCGAGTTGAAGTATTTGAGTCACCTTGATTTAAGTCTGAATGATTTTGCAGGTAATCCAACTCCTGAGTTTCTTGGGGAGCTTAAAGGATTGACTTATCTAAATCTTGCTGGGTCTAACTTTTTTGGAGTAGTACCACCTCAATTAGGAAACTTGACAAACTTGCAATCTTTAGATTTGTACTCATATTCATTCAACTCATTAAGCACTAAATCACTCTACTGGTTAACTAATCTTTCCTCTCTCAAGTATTTAAACCTTGAAAGAGTTACTCTTTCCTCAGATTGGCTTCCATCTTTAAGTAAGTTGCATTCTCTACTAGACTTGAATCTTTATGCTTGTGATTTGAATACCACATTTAGTGATAATCTTCCATCTGTGAGTTTCACCTCTCGTGAGATTAAATATGTCATCAAATGGTATGCTACAAGGTTCGCATCTTTCTTGGCTATCAAGTCTTACTAG
- the LOC130827596 gene encoding receptor-like protein 33 isoform X3: MGLYHTIVLYFLFIYFHSYTTTIFVVSEGNGSTTSTPIIQCIQTEKKAFKIFGENLVDDFSGRLSSWNSDDCCSWKGITCDNNTGHVTSINLRNPQRSRYRYTDSISDTKASLGGNPTPEFLGELKGLTYLNLAGSNFFGVVPPQLGNLTNLQSLDLYSYSFNSLSTKSLYWLTNLSSLKYLNLERVTLSSDWLPSLSKLHSLLDLNLYACDLNTTFSDNLPSVSFTSREIKYVIKWYATRFASFLAIKSY; the protein is encoded by the exons ATGGGGTTGTATCATACCATAGTACTATATTTCTTGTTCATCTACTTTCATTCTTACACAACCACAATCTTTGTCGTAAGTGAAGGAAATGGAAGTACTACTAGTACTCCTATTATCCAGTGCATCCAAACTGAGaaaaaagctttcaaaatctttggAGAAAACCTTGTTGATGATTTCTCTGGAAGGCTTTCTTCATGGAACAGTGATGATTGTTGCAGTTGGAAAGGCATCACTTGTGATAATAACACTGGTCATGTTACTTCCATCAATCTTCGAAATCCACAAAGATCCAGATATAGATACACTGACTCAATTTCCGATACAAAAGCTTCTTTAGGTG GTAATCCAACTCCTGAGTTTCTTGGGGAGCTTAAAGGATTGACTTATCTAAATCTTGCTGGGTCTAACTTTTTTGGAGTAGTACCACCTCAATTAGGAAACTTGACAAACTTGCAATCTTTAGATTTGTACTCATATTCATTCAACTCATTAAGCACTAAATCACTCTACTGGTTAACTAATCTTTCCTCTCTCAAGTATTTAAACCTTGAAAGAGTTACTCTTTCCTCAGATTGGCTTCCATCTTTAAGTAAGTTGCATTCTCTACTAGACTTGAATCTTTATGCTTGTGATTTGAATACCACATTTAGTGATAATCTTCCATCTGTGAGTTTCACCTCTCGTGAGATTAAATATGTCATCAAATGGTATGCTACAAGGTTCGCATCTTTCTTGGCTATCAAGTCTTACTAG
- the LOC130826648 gene encoding receptor-like protein 48 — MVVLRDNFFSGKNPRGFCKFEYLHYFDLSWNNFSGTIPKCINNLTALVDEEYDIFHDVQNYFGVYYDGLLNIRTKGNEYEYGRTASLVNGIDLSGNFLSGEIPVQMTNLKATSILDLSRNHFSGNIPQDIGAIPPSLSSSTFLSHLNLSYNNLEGRIPSGNELQTLTDPSIYQGNPMLCGTPLSTRCPGDPETTDVVTPTAGVHEEEQDKNENEDVWFYLAIALGFIVGFWGCLWNFSAKQFMEGCFFQVLWEDKAIAKFNGLTNM, encoded by the exons ATGGTAGTTCTTAGAGATAACTTTTTCTCAGGGAAAAACCCTCGCGGGTTTTGCAAGTTTGAATATCTTCATTACTTTGATCTGTCTTGGAATAATTTTTCGGGTACTATACCAAAGTGTATCAACAACCTGACTGCACTAGTCGATGAAGAATACGACATATTCCATGATGTACAGAATTATTTTGGGGTATACTATGATGGGCTTTTAAACATAAGAACAAAAGGGAATGAATACGAGTATGGTAGGACTGCTTCCTTGGTTAATGGAATTGATCTTTCTGGGAATTTTTTATCAGGAGAGATCCCCGTTCAAATGACCAACCTTAAGGCAACATCAATTTTGGACCTCTCAAGGAATCACTTTAGTGGAAATATCCCTCAAGATATTG GTGCAATTCCACCCAGTTTATCCTCATCTACTTTCCTCTCGCACTTGAACTTATCGTACAACAACTTGGAAGGCAGGATTCCCTCTGGAAATGAGCTACAAACTCTTACAGATCCGTCCATATACCAGGGAAATCCGATGTTGTGTGGCACTCCTCTTTCTACTAGGTGCCCAGGAGATCCTGAAACTACTGATGTTGTGACACCAACTGCTGGTGTTCATGAGGAAGAGCAAGACAAGAATGAGAATGAAGATGTTTGGTTCTACTTGGCGATTGCCTTGGGATTTATCGTGGGATTTTGGGGGTGTTTGTGGAACTTTAGTGCTAAACAATTCATGGAGGGAtgcttttttcaagttcttTGGGAGGATAAAGCCATTGCAAAGTTTAATGGATTAACAAATATGTAA
- the LOC130827596 gene encoding receptor-like protein EIX2 isoform X1: MSSNGMLQGSHLSWLSSLTSLEVLDLSSNYDLVGPIPTLYADLRYLDLSCTDLSVDLLEILLGFQKMSNLQYLDLSFSKFSCSIPTYVGNFSSLRMLDLSGNNLTGSIPTSIGNLIFMLKLDLSENSLLGLILSSIGNLLSLEILDLSQNMMNDNIPESLGRLSQLVELHLDSNNWTGILTEAHLISLRSLKSFKLTTDAPMSLAFNVTYDWVPPFNLEELDIENCLVGPAFSVWLLKQRSLTSVIFPNTGISDIIPDNWFSFIASDLNYLDLSSNKIRGTLPRGLVFPNLYIINLSYNQFEGEFPNWSFTAATQL; encoded by the coding sequence ATGTCATCAAATGGTATGCTACAAGGTTCGCATCTTTCTTGGCTATCAAGTCTTACTAGTCTTGAAGTTCTTGATTTAAGCAGTAATTATGATCTTGTTGGTCCTATCCCTACATTGTATGCTGACTTGAGATATTTGGATCTTTCTTGTACTGACTTGAGTGTTGATCTTCTCGAGATTTTACTTGGGTTTCAAAAAATGTCCAACCTCCAATATCTTGATCTTTCTTTTAGCAAATTCTCATGTTCTATTCCAACTTATGTAGGCAACTTTTCATCCTTGAGAATGTTAGACCTCTCTGGAAATAATCTCACAGGTTCAATTCCAACCTCTATAGGAAACTTAATTTTCATGCTAAAGTTGGATCTATCTGAGAACTCGTTGCTGGGTTTGATTCTGTCTTCGATTGGAAACTTGTTGTCCTTGGAAATTCTTGACCTCTCTCAGAACATGATGAATGATAACATACCAGAAAGCCTTGGTCGACTCTCCCAGTTAGTTGAGTTGCATCTCGATTCAAACAATTGGACAGGTATTCTTACAGAAGCTCATTTGATTAGCCTTCGAAGTTTAAAATCATTTAAGCTCACTACAGATGCACCTATGTCACTAGCTTTCAATGTAACTTATGATTGGGTTCCTCCATTCAATCTCGAAGAGTTGGACATTGAAAATTGTCTTGTAGGACCTGCTTTTTCTGTATGGCTGCTGAAGCAAAGGTCTCTCACCTCAGTTATTTTTCCGAATACTGGCATCTCAGACATAATTCCTGATAACTGGTTTTCTTTTATTGCTTCTGACCTTAATTATTTGGATCTATCAAGTAACAAAATTAGGGGAACGTTGCCTCGCGGATTAGTGTTTCCAAACCTCTACATCATCAATTTAAGCTATAATCAGTTTGAAGGTGAGTTcccaaattggtctttcactGCTGCTACACAATTATGA